The following are encoded in a window of Chionomys nivalis chromosome X, mChiNiv1.1, whole genome shotgun sequence genomic DNA:
- the LOC130867836 gene encoding cell division control protein 42 homolog, which produces MQTIKCVVVGDGAVGKTCLLISYTTNKFSSEYVPTVFNNYAVTVMIGGEPYTFGLFDTAGQEDYDRLRPLSYLQTDVFLVCFSVVSPSSFENVKEKWVPEITHHCPKTPFLLVGTQIDLRDDPSTIEKLAKSKQKPITPETAVKLARDLKAVK; this is translated from the coding sequence ATGCAGACAATTAAGTGTGTTGTTGTCGGTGATGGTGCTGTTGGTAAAACATGTCTCCTGATATCCTATACAACGAACAAATTTTCATCAGAATACGTACCAACTGTTTTCAACAACTATGCAGTTACAGTTATGATTGGTGGAGAGCCATATACTTTTGGACTTTTTGATACTGCAGGGCAAGAGGATTATGACAGATTACGACCGCTGAGTTACCTACAAACAGACGTTTTTCTAGTATGTTTTTCAGTGGTTTCTCCATCctcatttgaaaatgtgaaagaaaagtGGGTGCCTGAGATAACTCACCACTGTCCAAAGACTCCTTTCTTGCTTGTTGGGACCCAAATTGATCTCAGAGATGATCCCTCTACTATTGAGAAACTTGCCAAGAGCAAACAGAAGCCTATCACTCCAGAGACTGCTGTAAAGCTGGCCCGGGATCTGAAGGCTGTCAAGTAA